A genome region from Macrotis lagotis isolate mMagLag1 chromosome 4, bilby.v1.9.chrom.fasta, whole genome shotgun sequence includes the following:
- the LOC141520391 gene encoding LOW QUALITY PROTEIN: hepatocyte nuclear factor 3-beta-like (The sequence of the model RefSeq protein was modified relative to this genomic sequence to represent the inferred CDS: inserted 2 bases in 1 codon; deleted 2 bases in 1 codon), translating to MNVGLGMNGMNTYMSMLAAMGSSLANMSASSMNMSSYMGTGMSPSLAGTRAMAGMGGTTAPGVMDMAPNLSPSMSPLWGQAPGSMNSLAPYANMNSMSPMYGQASLNRSRDSKTYRWSYTHAKPPYSYISLITMAIQQSPNKMLTLSEIYQWIMDFFPFYRQNQQHWQNSIHHSLSFNDCFLKVPHSPDKPGKGFFWTLHPDSGNMFENGCYLCRQKRFKCEKQLAMKEGGGGPGGGGKKPGGGSDGQQAPLGEGNGGLPPTSSSDSSAGMESPHSSTSPCQEHKRGGLGELKGTPAALSPPEPAPSPVQQAHLLDPPHHTGLPPETHLKPEHHYTFNHPFSINNLMSSEQQHHHSHHHHHHHHKMDLKAYEQVMHYXLSYSSPMPGSLAMGPIMNKGGLESSPLTGDTTYYQGVYSQPIMNSS from the exons ATGAATGTGGGCCTGGGCATGAACGGCATGAACACTTACATGAGTATGTTGGCTGCCATGGGCAGCAGCTTGGCCAATATGAGTGCCAGCTCTATGAATATGTCTTCTTACATGGGAACTGGCATGAGTCCTTCCCTGGCAGGGACCAGGGCCATGGCAGGCATGGGAGGCACAACTGCTCCAGGAGTTATGGATATGGCCCCCAACCTGAGCCCCAGCATGAGCCCACTGTGGGGACAGGCCCCTGGGAGCATGAACAGCCTGGCTCCCTATGCCAATATGAACTCTATGAGTCCCATGTATGGGCAGGCCAGCCTCAACCGATCCAGGGACTCCAAGACTTACCGGTGGAGTTACACACATGCCAAGCCCCCTTATTCCTACATCTCCCTCATCACTATGGCCATTCAGCAGAGCCCCAACAAGATGCTGACACTTAGTGAGATCTACCAGTGGATCATGGACTTTTTCCCCTTCTACCGACAAAACCAGCAGCACTGGCAGAATTCCATCCaccac tctctctccttcaatgACTGTTTTCTCAAGGTACCCCACTCACCAGACAAGCCCGGCAAGGGCTTCTTCTGGACCTTGCACCCAGATTCGGGTAACATGTTTGAGAATGGTTGCTACCTGTGTCGGCAGAAGCGCTTCAAGTGTGAGAAACAGTTGGCaatgaaggagggagggggaggccCAGGGGGTGGAGGCAAGAAGCCAGGAGGAGGAAGTGATGGGCAGCAAGCACCACTAGGGGAGGGCAATGGAGGTTTGCCCCCCACTAGCAGCTCTGACAGTTCTGCTGGCATGGAGTCCCCTCACTCCAGCACCTCCCCCTGCCAAGAGCACAAGCGGGGTGGTTTGGGAGAGCTGAAGGGCACTCCAGCAGCCCTGAGTCCTCCTGAGCCTGCCCCATCCCCAGTGCAGCAGGCACACTTGCTGGATCCACCCCATCACACAGGCCTGCCCCCTGAGACACACTTGAAGCCAGAACACCACTACACCTTTAATCACCCCTTCTCTATTAACAATCTCATGTCATCTGAGCAACAGCATCACCAcagtcatcatcaccatcaccaccaccacaaaATGGACCTTAAGGCCTATGAACAGGTGATGCATTA TTTAAGCTACAGCTCCCCCATGCCTGGCAGCCTGGCCATGGGCCCCATTATGAACAAAGGGGGCTTAGAATCCTCACCCCTGACTGGAGATACAACTTACTACCAAGGGGTATATTCTCAGCCCATTATGAACTCTTCCTAA